DNA from Rhinoderma darwinii isolate aRhiDar2 chromosome 6, aRhiDar2.hap1, whole genome shotgun sequence:
atacccttctaacaagtagagattgtctaaatctgacaaaccctttaaaaagtATTTTccgttaaaataaaatataaatttacGTCCTCTTGTCTTAAGCTAAAAATATGATTCAAAAGATTCTTAGCTATATGTGTTTCTGGGGAAATTGGGTGACAACTTATATGGCTGCCATTATAGCTTACACCCTCCAAAGTAGTTGTgaccagctttcccagagtcctgaaCGTCATGTCTGCctagttaaagaggttttctttaTATAATGAAGTTTTGCAACTTCCTAATATACCAAAACGTATTAATAATGGCGTATTTTGTGCCAATAAAATTGGAGAGGGTAGTTGGGGAGTAttgcggctgtttttttaaaGATGCCCCCTTTTCAATAAGTTTGGTGTTTTTAGAATCGTCTGACCGCTTGCATTTCTGAGTGAGAAGACAAATGTCGCAAATTTGGCATAAATCTTAAATACTTCTACCAAATTCAAATAAATGTGGGCCTTTGAGTTTTAAATTCTTCACCatttgcaagatctctgcttgcggttagGAACATTATTGTTTACGTTCAAGTCCAATTGACTCAAGATTCGTAGAAAGATAGAGCTCACGCCCCCTGTTCTGTATCCATGGGAGAGTAACAACCCCAGCACCATTACTGCAGCGCATAAAAATGTGGAAACCCACATATGTTTTTCGCTGcagttttaccactttgtaaagcAATAATGGCAATTGTGGCAAAAAACACGAAAATTTACTGCCCTCTGCAGGGCCGCTATCAGGGCAGTACAAATGGTACTCCCATCAGGGGCCCGGGCCAAACAGGGGCCAGccaagggccggcgtcagcacccggcgaacccggtcaAGTGCCGggacccactacccttgggggagcccactcggccgccgggtgctgacgctgccatcatggtccctgcaggagtggaatccccggccggagcgttCTAacactcttgccggggattctgctcttagaggaagcccctgtctaggagcagaatcccccctccctgttattgccacacagcccccctccctggtagtgccacacagcccccctccctgtaggtagcgcctttaggGCTCCCTTTAgtggtggaatccccagccagagcattgccgacgctcttgctggagattctgctcctagagggagcccatgTCTAGAGCAGAATCCCCGCCTctctagtagtgccacacagccctcttccctggtagtgccacacagcccccgtccctgtaggtagcacctttaAGACTCCATCTAGAAGCATAATCCCCAGTACGAGCATTGCCGATGCcacggtcggggattccgctcctggagaagcccctgacgtcactgtccttatatggacagcgacgtcaggggctttcttccggagcagaatccccggccgttGCGGCGgcaatgctctgtctggggattcccctagtagagggagccccaaaggcgctacctacagggaagggggctgtgtggtactagctgggaggggggctgtgtgacactaccagtgggggaggctgtgtggcactacctgggaggggggctgtgtggcactaccagggaggggggggctgtgtggcactaccagggaggaaggactgtgtggctctaccggggagggagggctgtgtggcagtacctacaagggggctatgtggcactagctatgaggggtgctgtgtggcactacctacgagtggggctgtgtggcactacatacgagGGGCACACTGTGGCACTACttaggagggggttgtgtggcactacctatgaggggcgctttgtggcactacctacgagggggaggtatggcacaatctacagggggcattgagggcactaaatttatgaggatacaaactgggggcctaacttctatatgggggcataaacagggtctTACTCCCCGCAAAGAGGCCTAcaaagtctgtgttgcccaatgGCCCACATaatcctggagccggccctgagaaGGTGATGTTGTTCTTTatgattaaagggaatctgtcaccagattcatgCTGCCAtacctgaggacaggccatcaagagCTGAGGAtaggctcgtacgagcgctgcccccccttcaaaacagctgattggcaggggaactgggggtcggaccccaacccagcagctattgatggcctgtccagaGGATaccccatcaatttttactggctggaaaacccctttaatctgtgTGGGGCTACCCGGTGTTGTTTTCGCACAATATACAAATCAAAATCTGTgtcaaaaagtgacatgtcaattttttttatcagcgACGCAGTTTTCAATTCCGCATGCTGAAAATTCTGCCCCGTATAAACGGTTTCCTATGGAAAACAAGGACAGGCCTTTTACAAGCAGAATACACACATGAATTTtcctccgtgtgaacaaggccatcgGCCATATTCCCCGCTGTTGGGATAACCTGAAATCCGAGGCACAATCTGCAAAATTTATAAGATCTGCTGACAAATATCTAATGTGTTTGTCCGGTTCGGTACCTTAGGAGAGAGATTTCTGTTGCAAACTGTGTAAAAAATGCAGTTTATGTCCAATTTTGTCATGTCGCAGAACACCGAACTCAAGCTTCCTATGATgctattgataaatctccccccttTGTTCTCCCCATTTCTCCATCTTCTCTCCGTTCTGTGTTTTGACTCCCGTCTCCCTCCCCGGGGGTCACATTGGAGTCATTGTGCAGCATTGTACCCGGTAATGGTTGTGTTGTGTGTTGTGTGTTGTGTGTTGTGTTGGGTGCAGCCACTCCCAGGCTGGATTATGCAGCAGGGAGTCCTGGAGACTGGGGGGAGGGGACCACTTGTCCTGAACAGcctccccccccctcctgtaaCTAAGGACTCGCCTGACAACGACtcccagatatatatatagagaggagaggagGGAGAGGACAGAACCACTCCACATCCGAAGACCTAACCCATCGGAGCCGGGAGATCTACATCCAACACCATGGTGAGCGGCCAATCGTATCTGTACAATCTCATCTCTTCTATGTGTGACTGTCTAATCTTATGTGTCATATGTACGACTGTCTAATCTCATCTGTGCAATCTCATTTATCACATATGTGACGGTCTAATCTCATACATCCTTTGTGTGACTGTGCAATTTTGTGCATCCTTTGTGTGTGTGACTGTCTATCCTTTGTGTGACTGTCTCATGCATCCTTTGTGTGACTGTAATTTCATGCATCCTTTGTGTGCCTGTCCAATCTGACCAATCTCATCCGTCTGATCTATTTTGTGTGCGTCAGTCTACACTGCCCTATttatgcagtatatatatatagcgtgtTACAACATTAGTctatactgccctatatatacagtttGTGCCCATATCAAtctatactgccctatatacagtgTGTGCCTATATCAGtctatactgccctatatacagtgTGTGCCTAGATCAGtccatactgccctatatacagggtgagCCTATATCAGTTTGCACTGCCCTATATACAGTGTGTGCCTATATCAGTctatactgccctatatatacagtgtgtgcctATATCAGgctatactgccctatatacagtgTGTGCCTATATAAGtctatactgccctatatacagtgTGTGCCTATATCAGTCTACactgccctatatatacagtgtgtgcctATATCAGtctatactgccctatatacagtgTGTGCCTAGATCAGtccatactgccctatatacagggtgtgCCTATATCAGTCTACACTGCCCTATATACAGTGTGTGCCTATATCAGTCTATACTGCCCTATATATGCAGTGTGTGCCTATATCAGgctatactgccctatatacagtgTGTGCCTATATAAGtctatactgccctatatacagtgTGTGCCTATATCAAtctatactgccctatatacagtgTGTGCCTATATCAGTctatactgccctatatatatatatatacatacatacatacatacatacatacacacacacagtgtgtgCCTATAGCAGTCTATACTGccctaaatatacacacacagtgtgtGCCTATATCAGTCTATactgctgtatatatactgtgtgtgcctATATCAGTctatactgccctatatatacagtgtgtgcctATATCAGTCTATACtaccctatatatacacagtgtgtgCCTATATCAGTctatactgccctatatatacagtgtatgaccaTATCAGTCTGTACCGCCCTATATATAGTGTGCACCTATATCAGTCTATACTGCCCTATAGATACAGTGTGTGACTACATCAGTCTAtactgtgttttatatatatatatatatatatatgtatatatatatatatatatatatatatagtgggcaACTAAATCAGTCTATActgcctatatatacacacacacattgtatTACTATATCAGTctatactagatagatagatagatagatagatatatagatagatagaatatgacTATTTCAGTCTATACTGCCctaaatatatagtgtgtgactaCACCGGCCTTTActgctgccctatatatacaGCGTGTATTTTTATCAGTCTATACTGtcttgataattttattttcaaggCCAGTTAACCGTGGACACACCGATATTTCAGCCACTATGTCCAGTAATTCACACTCATGCTTCTAGTCTATGAATCTACAGTAAACCTTCCAGTAGAAATCTGACCCTAATCGTATGCACCCTTTACCCCATATAGAGGGAATGCATCTCAGTCCACGTTGGCCAGGCTGGAGTGCAGATTGGCAAtgcctgctgggagttgtactgCCTGGAGCATGGTATCCAGCCGGACGGGCAGATGCCCAGTGATAAGACCATCGGTGGAGGAGACGATTCCTTCAACACCTTCTTCAGTGAGACCGGGGCTGGTAAACATGTCCCCCGCGCTGTGTTTGTGGACCTGGAGCCCACTGTGATCGGTGAGTACGTCAGCTCTTATTGTCTATGACTGGTGGATAGAAGAGACATCAGTGAAGCTCTGGGGGGATGAATGGGACGGACTGTTCTGGATCTCACATATAAACCTCTATTATTTCTCTACAGATGAGGTGAGAACTGGAACCTACAGACAACTGTTCCACCCGGAGCAGCTCATCACTGGCAAGGAAGACGCCGCCAATAACTACGCTCGTGGGCATTACACCATTGGCAAGGAGATCATTGACCTGGTGCTGGACAGGACCCGCAAGCTGGTGAGTTCATTGCTTTATGTATAGTGAAGAGGGaaaatatatataggatataagggAATGGAAATTCCATCACAGATCTTGTGTAGATCAGGGGTGGTCTTCTCATAGAGGTGGTCTTGGGGAGTGGTGGAAATAGGCCAAACCGTTACCCAATAAAGTGATGGAATCCACCAGTTCTTGGATCCATTGTATAAAACCTATATGTCTAACATTTCCTAACCTCTATATTCATATCTCTTAGGCTGATCAGTGCACAGGTCTCCAGGGCTTCCTCATCTTCCACAGTTTCGGCGGTGGCACTGGATCCGGCTTCACCTCCCTCTTGATGGAACGTCTCTCCGTTGACTATGGCAAGAAGTCCAAGCTAGAGTTCTCCATCTACCCTGCCCCCCAAATCTCCACAGCTGTGGTTGAACCATATAACTCCATCCTCACCACCCACACCACACTGGAGCACTCAGACTGCGCCTTCATGGTGGACAATGAGGCCATCTATGACATCTGCCGCAGGAACCTCGACATTGAGCGCCCAACCTACACTAACCTGAACCGACTGATCGGTCAGATCGTGTCCTCCATCACGGCCTCTCTCAGGTTTGATGGTGCTCTGAATGTGGACTTGACAGAGTTCCAGACCAACCTGGTGCCCTACCCCCGTATCCACTTCCCCCTGGCCACCTATGCCCCTGTCATCTCTGCAGAGAAAGCTTACCATGAGCAGCTCTCTGTAGCTGAGATCACCAACGCTTGTTTTGAGCCAGCCAACCAGATGGTGAAATGTGACCCCAGACACGGCAAATACATGGCTTGCTGTATGTTATACCGCGGTGATGTTGTCCCCAAAGATGTCAATGCTGCTATTGCCACCATCAAGACCAAGCGCACCATCCAGTTTGTGGACTGGTGCCCAACTGGGTTCAAAGTTGGCATCAATTACCAACCACCGACTGTGGTTCCTGGTGGAGATCTGGCCAAGGTGCAGCGTGCTGTGTGCATGTTGAGTAACACCACCGCCGTTGCTGAGGCCTGGGCTCGCCTGGACCACAAGTTTGACCTGATGTATGCCAAGCGCGCCTTTGTGCACTGGTATGTGGGTGAGGGTATGGAGGAAGGAGAGTTCTCTGAGGCAAGGGAGGACATGGCCGCCCTGGAGAAGGATTATGAAGAAGTCGGCACTGACAGTGTGGAAGGAGATGGAGAAGGAGAGGAGGGAGAAGAGTACTGAAATGTGATGTAATCTGAGAACCCGGCTCACATTAGtattatggaataaaaagtttaaTTTAGTTTATGGTGTTTTGTCTTTTCTTCTACTTTCGATGAACCCAGATCTGTTTATATGACATTTACACAATTCAATCATATGAGTTTACTTTAAGTTAATGAGCTAATTTTTGCTGTAAAattggcataaaaataaaaaacgtaaataaacaAGCTCCTTA
Protein-coding regions in this window:
- the LOC142655241 gene encoding tubulin alpha-1A chain-like; the protein is MRECISVHVGQAGVQIGNACWELYCLEHGIQPDGQMPSDKTIGGGDDSFNTFFSETGAGKHVPRAVFVDLEPTVIDEVRTGTYRQLFHPEQLITGKEDAANNYARGHYTIGKEIIDLVLDRTRKLADQCTGLQGFLIFHSFGGGTGSGFTSLLMERLSVDYGKKSKLEFSIYPAPQISTAVVEPYNSILTTHTTLEHSDCAFMVDNEAIYDICRRNLDIERPTYTNLNRLIGQIVSSITASLRFDGALNVDLTEFQTNLVPYPRIHFPLATYAPVISAEKAYHEQLSVAEITNACFEPANQMVKCDPRHGKYMACCMLYRGDVVPKDVNAAIATIKTKRTIQFVDWCPTGFKVGINYQPPTVVPGGDLAKVQRAVCMLSNTTAVAEAWARLDHKFDLMYAKRAFVHWYVGEGMEEGEFSEAREDMAALEKDYEEVGTDSVEGDGEGEEGEEY